A genomic stretch from Gorilla gorilla gorilla isolate KB3781 chromosome 20, NHGRI_mGorGor1-v2.1_pri, whole genome shotgun sequence includes:
- the JUNB gene encoding transcription factor JunB, whose protein sequence is MCTKMEQPFYHDDSYTATGYGRAPGGLSLHDYKLLKPSLAVNLADPYRSLKAPGARGPGPEGGGGGSYFSGQGSDTGASLKLASSELERLIVPNSNGVITTTPTPPGQYFYPRGGGSGGGAGGAGGGVTEEQEGFADGFVKALDDLHKMNHVTPPNVSLGATGGPPAGPGGVYAGPEPPPVYTNLSSYSPASASSGGAGAAVGTGSSYPTATISYLPHAPPFAGGHPAQLGLGRGASTFKEEPQTVPEARSRDATPPVSPINMEDQERIKVERKRLRNRLAATKCRKRKLERIARLEDKVKTLKAENAGLSSTAGLLREQVAQLKQKVMTHVSNGCQLLLGVKGHAF, encoded by the coding sequence ATGTGCACTAAAATGGAACAGCCCTTCTACCACGACGACTCATACACAGCTACGGGATACGGCCGGGCCCCTGGTGGCCTCTCTCTACACGACTACAAACTCCTGAAACCGAGCCTGGCGGTCAACCTGGCCGACCCCTACCGGAGTCTCAAAGCGCCTGGGGCTCGCGGACCCGGCCCAGAGGGCGGCGGTGGCGGCAGCTACTTTTCTGGTCAGGGCTCGGACACCGGCGCGTCTCTCAAGCTCGCCTCTTCAGAGCTGGAACGCCTGATTGTCCCCAACAGCAACGGCGTGATCACGACGACGCCTACACCCCCGGGACAGTACTTTTACCCCCGCGGGGGTGGCAGCGGTGGAGGTGCAGGGGGCGCAGGGGGCGGCGTCACCGAGGAGCAGGAGGGCTTCGCCGACGGCTTTGTCAAAGCCCTGGACGATCTGCACAAGATGAACCACGTGACACCCCCCAACGTGTCCCTGGGCGCTACCGGGGGGCCCCCGGCTGGGCCCGGGGGCGTCTACGCCGGCCCGGAGCCACCTCCCGTTTACACCAACCTCAGCAGCTACTCCCCAGCCTCTGCGTCCTCGGGAGGCGCCGGGGCTGCCGTCGGGACCGGGAGCTCGTACCCGACGGCCACCATCAGCTACCTCCCACACGCGCCGCCCTTCGCCGGTGGCCACCCGGCGCAGCTGGGCTTGGGCCGCGGCGCCTCCACCTTCAAGGAGGAACCGCAGACCGTGCCGGAGGCGCGCAGCCGGGACGCCACGCCGCCGGTGTCCCCCATCAACATGGAAGACCAAGAGCGCATCAAAGTGGAGCGCAAGCGGCTGCGGAACCGGCTGGCGGCCACCAAGTGCCGGAAGCGGAAGCTGGAGCGCATCGCGCGCCTGGAGGACAAGGTGAAGACGCTCAAGGCCGAGAACGCGGGGCTGTCGAGTACCGCCGGCCTCCTCCGGGAGCAGGTGGCCCAGCTCAAACAGAAGGTCATGACCCACGTCAGCAACGGCTGTCAGCTGCTGCTTGGGGTCAAGGGACACGCCTTCTGA